A genome region from Bemisia tabaci chromosome 3, PGI_BMITA_v3 includes the following:
- the LOC109043839 gene encoding uncharacterized protein isoform X2: MQSVMDRVSDGDRAIYQSMMHQHMAAQQVAAMHQHKIKLDNPYVPPIKVPQIPISQNGMENSYAKNPVDQGSYQLLPDDGLGFDDGVRMLRSIGTWGTDFTNHPNPSFMDQMNGFNNIEAERKVPDNQMPIMNNSGPPPSKLKTKGENNNKSFTCTECGKGLARKDKLVIHMRIHTGEKPYVCEVCKKAFARRDKLVIHMNKLKHITPSNLAPLGKRLASTSPATADKAVNVTEKKLDAIYNPTTPHPQPTSTQVTQPLSWCCDVCGKALSSRDEWAVHVCSHQTQKLPPENHYCIVCHQSYADRTQFMFHLRAHFKQREMTDSETDF, translated from the exons ATGCAATCAGT CATGGACAGAGTCAGCGACGGAGATAGGGCGATTTATCAGTCGATGATGCATCAACACATGGCTGCTCAGCAGGTTGCTGCAATGCACCAgcacaaaattaaattggacAACCCGTACGTTCCTCCAATCAAAGTGCCGCAGATTCCAATTTCACAAAACGGCATGGAGAATTCATATGCCAAAAATCCGGTCGATCAAGGTTCATACCAGCTTCTACCAGATGATGGTCTTGGTTTTGATGATGGTGTACGCATGCTTCGATCAATAGGAACATG GGGCACTGATTTTACAAACCACCCCAATCCATCTTTTATGGATCAGATGAATGGTTTTAACAACATTGAGGCAGAGCGTAAAGTGCCAGACAATCAGATGCCAATCATGAACAATTCAGGACCACCGCCTAGCAAATTGAAGACGAAGGGAGAGAACAACAATAAGTCCTTCACTTGCACTGAATGTGGGAAAGGCCTTGCAAGGAAAGATAAACTC GTGATTCATATGCGTATTCACACGGGTGAGAAGCCGTATGTCTGTGAAGTTTGCAAAAAAGCATTTGCACGAAGGGACAAACTTGTCATCCACATGAACAAGCTGAAACATATAACGCCGAGCAACCTGGCTCCACTGGGAAAGCGACTAGCAAGTACGAGCCCTGCGACAGCAGACAAAGCGGTCAacgtcactgagaaaaaattagacgCCATCTACAATCCAACTACTCCTCATCCACAACCCACCTCAACACAAGTGACACAA CCTTTGAGTTGGTGTTGCGATGTTTGCGGAAAAGCACTATCATCGCGCGACGAGTGGGCTGTCCATGTTTGTTCACATCAAACTCAAAAATTACCACCAGAAAACCACTACTGTATTGTTTGCCATCAGTCATATGCTGATCGTACGCAATTTATGTTCCATCTCCGAGCACATTTCAAACAGCGGGAGATGACAG ATTCTGAGActgatttttaa
- the LOC109043839 gene encoding uncharacterized protein isoform X1 — protein MQSVMDRVSDGDRAIYQSMMHQHMAAQQVAAMHQHKIKLDNPYVPPIKVPQIPISQNGMENSYAKNPVDQGSYQLLPDDGLGFDDGVRMLRSIGTWGTDFTNHPNPSFMDQMNGFNNIEAERKVPDNQMPIMNNSGPPPSKLKTKGENNNKSFTCTECGKGLARKDKLVIHMRIHTGEKPYVCEVCKKAFARRDKLVIHMNKLKHITPSNLAPLGKRLASTSPATADKAVNVTEKKLDAIYNPTTPHPQPTSTQVTQPLSWCCDVCGKALSSRDEWAVHVCSHQTQKLPPENHYCIVCHQSYADRTQFMFHLRAHFKQREMTEPRTIIQLSATPNSMNERASNLALNLIKGNIY, from the exons ATGCAATCAGT CATGGACAGAGTCAGCGACGGAGATAGGGCGATTTATCAGTCGATGATGCATCAACACATGGCTGCTCAGCAGGTTGCTGCAATGCACCAgcacaaaattaaattggacAACCCGTACGTTCCTCCAATCAAAGTGCCGCAGATTCCAATTTCACAAAACGGCATGGAGAATTCATATGCCAAAAATCCGGTCGATCAAGGTTCATACCAGCTTCTACCAGATGATGGTCTTGGTTTTGATGATGGTGTACGCATGCTTCGATCAATAGGAACATG GGGCACTGATTTTACAAACCACCCCAATCCATCTTTTATGGATCAGATGAATGGTTTTAACAACATTGAGGCAGAGCGTAAAGTGCCAGACAATCAGATGCCAATCATGAACAATTCAGGACCACCGCCTAGCAAATTGAAGACGAAGGGAGAGAACAACAATAAGTCCTTCACTTGCACTGAATGTGGGAAAGGCCTTGCAAGGAAAGATAAACTC GTGATTCATATGCGTATTCACACGGGTGAGAAGCCGTATGTCTGTGAAGTTTGCAAAAAAGCATTTGCACGAAGGGACAAACTTGTCATCCACATGAACAAGCTGAAACATATAACGCCGAGCAACCTGGCTCCACTGGGAAAGCGACTAGCAAGTACGAGCCCTGCGACAGCAGACAAAGCGGTCAacgtcactgagaaaaaattagacgCCATCTACAATCCAACTACTCCTCATCCACAACCCACCTCAACACAAGTGACACAA CCTTTGAGTTGGTGTTGCGATGTTTGCGGAAAAGCACTATCATCGCGCGACGAGTGGGCTGTCCATGTTTGTTCACATCAAACTCAAAAATTACCACCAGAAAACCACTACTGTATTGTTTGCCATCAGTCATATGCTGATCGTACGCAATTTATGTTCCATCTCCGAGCACATTTCAAACAGCGGGAGATGACAG AGCCACGGACAATTATTCAGCTATCCGCAACTCCTAACAGTATGAATGAGCGAGCATCTAATCTAGCCTTAAATCTAATTAAAGGCAATATCTACTGA
- the LOC109043841 gene encoding E3 ubiquitin-protein ligase TRAIP, with protein MLISCTICSDLFTGNDSESICCTPCGHMFHYICLMNWFERVKSCPQCRQRASENNIVRMFLSLGTSGGDDEEAPEKLKNRLDNLTYQIRLKDLDIKNLKEENEKFKSQNKNLLAHVKEVEDQIRLNNTVVKSMQDQVKLMKAECKELSLKRLEVEEYKKKIESLKNVQRLLDGSQEECEEVLKENKLNHNHLVRSLNLFKRESVDLRKKLTSLKEDRASREKKLNELVSKLAVMKSDYRNTLAIKTRLEEDLEHAEKELVKWKNNCLTLQKTNESLTNANSPKSNLRKRMIFESPAPANLIGRNLDSDSPFNVTTYDITTPSPVEAPKVRPFMSKLAGEGASSCSSSLLQASTSSSSTSSSSSIKSPRSTSSINTVLSDNSSNRSFGRANRFTADPWKNIGIIQGCTAGPDKVYDGLGGHSKVDLFPQPKLGPLVKKKKVSNLKVQCKKQKVDKDLPKISSFLKTYDLTGESDDEVL; from the exons ATGCTCATCTCTTGTACTATCTGCAGTGACTTGTTCACAGGGAATGACTCCGAGTCAATATGCTGTACTCCGTGTGGTCATATGTTCCATTACATTTGTCTCATGAATTGGTTTGAAag GGTGAAAAGTTGTCCGCAATGTCGACAAAGAGCCTCTGAAAACAATATTGTTCGCATGTTCCTCAGCCTTGGGACGAGTGGTGGAGATGATGAAGAGGCaccagaaaaactgaaaaatagatTGGATAACCTCACATACCAAATTAGACTGAAGGATTTGGATATTAAAAACttgaaggaagaaaatgaaaaatttaagtctCAGAACAAAAATCTGCT agcTCATGTTAAAGAGGTTGAAGATCAAATTCGCTTGAATAATACTGTCGTCAAGTCGATGCAGGACCAAGTAAAGCTAATGAAGGCAGAGTGCAAAGAGCTATCATTGAAAAGGCTTGAAGTAGaagaatataagaaaaaaattgagtctttGAAGaa CGTCCAGAGACTGCTTGATGGATCACAGGAAGAATGTGAGGAAGTcttgaaagaaaacaaactaAACCATAATCACCTGGTTAGATCTCTGAATCTGTTCAAACG gGAATCAGTAGATCTGAGGAAAAAACTAACATCTTTGAAAGAAGACAGAGCAtccagagagaaaaaattaaatgagctaGTTTCAAAGCTTGCGGTTATGAAAAGTGATTATCGTAATACTTTAGCCATAAAAAC gagaTTAGAAGAAGACTTAGAGCATGCTGAAAAGGAGTTAGTGAAGTGGAAAAACAACTGTTTGACTCTTCAAAAAACCAACGAATCTTTAACAAATGCTAATAGTCCAAAAAGTAATCTACGAAAGCGGATGATCTTCGAAAGCCCTGCTCCAGCTAATCTCATCGGTCGTAATTTAGATTCTGATTCTCCG tttaaTGTCACAACATATGATATAACCACTCCCTCCCCAGTCGAAGCCCCAAAAGTTAGACCCTTCATGAGCAAATTGGCTGGCGAAGGTGCTTCCTCCTGCTCCTCGTCTCTGTTGCAAGCTTCAACGAGCAGTTCATCTACCAGCTCATCCAGTAGCATAAAATCTCCACGTAGTACATCTAGCATTAATACGGTCTTGAGTGATAATAGTAGTAATCGAAGCTTTGGGCGAGCAAACCGTTTCACAGCAGACccatggaaaaatattggaataaTTCAAGGATGCACAGCTGGACCGGATAAAGTTTACGATGGGCTTGGCGGTCACTCAAAAGTAGACCTTTTCCCGCAACCGAAGTTGGGTCCTTtagtaaagaaaaagaaagtttcaaatttgaaagtgcagtgcaaaaaacaaaaagtggACAAAGATCTACCCAAAATTAGCTCATTCCTAAAAACATATGACTTGACTGGTGAAAGCGATGATGAAGTGTTGTAA